From one Mycolicibacterium sp. HK-90 genomic stretch:
- a CDS encoding SDR family oxidoreductase encodes MEPVQDVPKVVVITGAGSGIGRATARALLDAGHRVVLAGRRPEPLADVAGADPNARVVATDVTDSASVRALFADAVSTFGRVDVLFNNAGVFGPSASIADLDDEQWHTTWRTNVDGAVFCAREAARIMAAQLPRGGRIINNGSISAHRPRPNSLAYTVTKHAMSGLTASMLLDLRNIDICITQIDIGNAATDMTAGFSHQTPQADGSLAAEPTFDVTHVARAVAHLVDLPLEVAVPSLTVMARAMPYFGRG; translated from the coding sequence ATCGAGCCCGTGCAGGACGTACCGAAAGTCGTGGTCATCACCGGAGCGGGGAGCGGCATCGGCCGCGCGACGGCCCGGGCGCTGCTGGACGCCGGTCACCGCGTGGTGCTGGCCGGTCGTCGCCCGGAGCCGCTGGCCGACGTGGCCGGGGCGGACCCGAATGCGCGCGTCGTCGCCACCGACGTCACCGATTCGGCCTCGGTGCGGGCGCTGTTCGCCGACGCGGTGTCGACGTTCGGTCGCGTCGACGTGTTGTTCAACAACGCCGGTGTGTTCGGTCCGTCGGCTTCGATCGCCGACCTCGACGACGAACAGTGGCACACCACGTGGCGCACCAACGTCGACGGCGCGGTGTTCTGCGCCCGGGAAGCCGCTCGCATCATGGCCGCCCAGCTGCCGCGGGGCGGGCGCATCATCAACAACGGATCGATCTCCGCGCACCGGCCCCGCCCCAACAGCCTGGCGTACACCGTCACCAAACACGCGATGAGCGGGTTGACCGCGTCAATGTTGTTGGACCTGCGCAATATCGACATCTGCATCACCCAGATCGACATCGGCAATGCCGCCACGGACATGACCGCCGGATTCAGCCACCAGACTCCGCAGGCCGACGGAAGCCTCGCGGCCGAGCCCACCTTCGATGTCACGCATGTGGCCCGCGCCGTGGCCCACCTGGTCGATCTGCCGCTGGAGGTAGCGGTTCCGTCGCTGACCGTGATGGCCCGGGCCATGCCGTACTTCGGCCGAGGGTGA